From a single Hemibagrus wyckioides isolate EC202008001 linkage group LG27, SWU_Hwy_1.0, whole genome shotgun sequence genomic region:
- the si:ch211-288d18.1 gene encoding USP6 N-terminal-like protein, translated as MKKDIEVLIAEERAQIISKYAKGREEGVEIDPWEDADYSIFKVTDRFGFLHEEELPTPTLLEEKQKQIEVERVEKWLKMVRKWEKYKNSERMMKRVYKGIPQQLRGQAWSLLLDVEKVKKENEGKYERMVEQAKIYSTEIKQIDLDVNRTFRNHIMFMDRFGVKQQSLFHVLTAYSVYNTEVSYCQGMSQIAAILLMYMNEEDAFWAMSQLLTNQKHAMHGFFIPGFPKLQRFQNHHDQILSKVLPKLKKHLDKEQMSSGIYSTKWFLQCFIDRTPFTLTLRLWDIFILEGEKILTAMAYTILKLHKKRLLKMPLEELREFLQEKIAQCFELSDDLVIEQLQVSMTELRKMKLDLPSPAKPDELPRKPLGVERPVLLTPKLPQNLTLDQETPDKSQLTKRPPASLQISLQESIVPDQGSPEDKCPFQDREIDSVSPFPSPDPVLVHTEIVFGPDGVMEAPDEQPPPYEPPKIAETNDFSLPSHLAVNTCGTSTESAHLDAPQDISQDTLQATVEDGLFVLHPSKCQLTLSTASAQYSQNENLPKTEMVERREVRKFVSEKSVVLTQNSAFIELPDTDSEPQSSSPHTGVLLSTAGRKLMTVHSDPLFERHDLPTLPKSETF; from the exons ATGAAGAAGGATATAGAGGTTCTGATAGCAGAGGAACGTGCACAGATCATCTCTAAATATGCTAAG GGCAGGGAGGAGGGTGTTGAGATCGACCCTTGGGAAGATGCAGACTACAGCATTTTCAAGGTCACAGATCGCTTCGGCTTCCTGCA tgAAGAGGAGCTTCCGACTCCAACTCTTCTTGAAGAAAAG CAAAAGCAGATAGAAGTTGAACGAGTAGAGAAATGGTTGAAGATGGTCAGAAAATGGGAGAAGTACAAAAACAGCGAGCGG ATGATGAAGAGGGTGTATAAGGGGATTCCACAACAGCTACGAGGTCAAGCCTGGAGCCTACTACTGGATGTAGAGAAAGTTAAAAAGGAGAACGAAGGGAAATacgag agAATGGTAGAACAAGCCAAGATCTACTCCACAGAAATTAAACAGATTGATCTTGATGTGAACAGGACCTTCCGAAATCATATCATGTTCATGGATCGGTTTGGAGTAAA GCAGCAGTCTCTGTTCCACGTGCTCACCGCGTACTCCGTATACAACACG gAGGTGAGCTACTGCCAGGGAATGAGTCAGATAGCTGCCATTCTGCTGATGTACATGAATGAGGAAGATGCATTCTGGGCCATGTCCcagctcctgaccaatcagaaacatGCCATGCATG GTTTCTTTATCCCAGGATTTCCCAAACTGCAGAGGTTCCAGAATCACCATGATCAGATTCTATCCAAAGTTCTCCCTAAGCTGAAGAAGCATCTG GACAAGGAGCAGATGTCCAGCGGCATTTACAGTACTAAATGGTTCCTGCAGTGTTTTATTGACCGG ACACCGTTCACCCTGACCTTACGCCTGTGGGACATCTTTATACTTGAGGGTGAGAAGATCCTCACAGCCATGGCCTACACCATCCTTAAACTGCACAAAA AGCGTTTGCTGAAGATGCCACTGGAGGAGCTGAGAGAGTTCCTTCAGGAGAAGATTGCCCAATGCTTCGAGCTCAGCGATGATTTAGTTATTGAGCAGCTTCAGGTCTCCATGACAGAGCTACGCAAAATGAAGCTGGACCTTCCTTCTCCAG CTAAGCCTGATGAATTGCCACGGAAACCACTTGGTGTGGAGCGGCCTGTACTGCTGACCCCTAAGCTACCCCAGAACCTGACCCTGGATCAGGAAACACCAGACAAGAGCCAGCTTACCAAACGACCTCCAGCTTCACTCCAAATCTCACTCCAGGAATCAATTGTTCCTGATCAGGGCTCCCCAGAAGATAAGTGTCCTTTTCAGGACAGGGAAATAGACAGCGTTTCTCCATTTCCCTCCCCTGACCCAGTGCTAGTTCATACCGAGATTGTTTTTGGCCCAGACGGAGTGATGGAAGCTCCTGATGAGCAGCCCCCACCGTATGAGCCTCCTAAAATTGCGGAAACTAACGATTTTTCACTTCCTTCTCACCTGGCTGTGAATACTTGTGGAACTTCAACAGAATCAGCACATTTAGATGCACCTCAGGACATCTCCCAAGACACTTTGCAGGCTACAGTGGAGGATGGTTTATTTGTACTGCACCCAAGCAAATGCCAGTTGACATTATCTACAGCCTCGGCACAATATTCCCAAAATGAAAACCTCCCAAAAACAGAAATGGTGGAAAGAAGAGAAGTGAGAAAATTTGTGTCAGAGAAGTCTGTCGTTTTAACTCAGAACTCTGCTTTTATTGAACTTCCCGACACAGACTCTGAACCACAGTCATCTTCCCCACACACAGGGGTTTTGTTATCCACAGCTGGAAGGAAACTGATGACTGTTCACTCAGACCCGCTGTTTGAACGTCATGATCTTCCCACTCTGCCAAAATCAGAGACTTTTTAA